The Deinococcus planocerae region CGAGGAGCAGGGCCACGTACACGGCGAGGTAGAGGGCGGTGGGCATCGTCCAGACGGGCGTGAGGACGAGCTTGACGCCCGCGAAGATCACGCCGAGGGCCACCCCGAGGGGGACGTAGGTCAGGCGCTCGGTGAGCCCCGCGAGCAGGAAATAGAGGCTGCGAAAGCTCAGCAGGGCGAGGGCGTTCGCGGCGAAGAGCAGGAACTCGTCGGTGGTGATGGCGAGGACCGCAGGAATCACGTCGAGCGCGAACACCACGTCCGTCACCTCGATGAGGACGAGCGCGAGCAGGAGGGGAGTGGAGCGCCACGCCCGGCCCCGCCGCACCAGGAAGCGTTCGCCCTCCCCGGCCTCCTCGACGCGCAGGGTCCGCCAGAGAAACCGCTTGAACGGACGCAGGTCGAGGACGTGCGAGCCCCGCGCCCCACTCAGCCTGCGCACGCCGACGAGGATGAGCAGCGCCCCGAAGGTGGGGAGCAGCCACCCGAACCCCTCGACCGCCTGGATGCCGAGCAGGGTGAGCGCCCCGCGCGCCACCAGGGCGCCGAGCACGCCCCACAGCACCACCCGGGCCTGAAGCTCGCGCGGGACACCCAGCAGGTTGAACACGGCGGCGAAGACGAAGATGCTCTCGACGGGCAGCAGCTTGAGGTACGCGCCCACGAAGTCGCCCGCCCGCTCCGGGGACTCGAAGCGCCACAGCGCGGCGGCGAACACCAGC contains the following coding sequences:
- a CDS encoding TerC family protein, with the protein product MALELGLWVWLLFAAGLGALFVLDLLALRRGPLRSRHALLRTLGWTTLTLVFAAALWRFESPERAGDFVGAYLKLLPVESIFVFAAVFNLLGVPRELQARVVLWGVLGALVARGALTLLGIQAVEGFGWLLPTFGALLILVGVRRLSGARGSHVLDLRPFKRFLWRTLRVEEAGEGERFLVRRGRAWRSTPLLLALVLIEVTDVVFALDVIPAVLAITTDEFLLFAANALALLSFRSLYFLLAGLTERLTYVPLGVALGVIFAGVKLVLTPVWTMPTALYLAVYVALLLVAALVSLRRGASPSGAAP